Proteins encoded in a region of the Onthophagus taurus isolate NC chromosome 10, IU_Otau_3.0, whole genome shotgun sequence genome:
- the LOC111423148 gene encoding protein phosphatase 1 regulatory subunit 3B, with protein MCSIFMPTDYEMLVSHSPPVYGGCLKKYPSYGYQPTTSCKGNFTTGKKSPKMPSTTTPRRPCLVIRTELNGNDCPPPEDDLPSPTRLKKKVVFADDHGRPLTQVRIMTEPSNVPPLWSFRFLAQVTRGLNTEEFPTPEEPWEVTFSQPASDYVEFRKKLDEEKVSLENVIIKENEDAVIGTVKVSNLAFEKEVFVRSTSDNWETHQDTYCKFVPNASTNTSSAAYVLYDTFSFKLSLPPKSKRLEFCVCFKCNVDEYWDNNGNNNYVLIKKINTLHKSKSENQLLNLKSFDNDQIQKSKSYDSLYMKMDSWSQFASWTYADNSHPYW; from the coding sequence ATGTGTTCTATTTTTATGCCAACCGACTACGAAATGTTGGTCAGTCATAGTCCACCAGTTTATGGagggtgtttaaaaaaatatccttCCTACGGTTACCAACCGACCACTTCTTGTAAAGGTAATTTTACAACCGGAAAGAAGTCACCAAAAATGCCGTCAACAACAACACCACGCCGTCCATGTTTGGTGATAAGAACTGAATTAAACGGGAATGATTGTCCACCGCCTGAAGATGATCTTCCAAGTCCAAccaggttaaagaaaaaagttgtcTTCGCGGATGACCACGGTAGGCCTTTAACACAAGTCAGGATAATGACGGAACCTTCAAATGTACCACCATTATGGAGTTTTCGTTTTCTTGCCCAAGTCACTCGGGGTTTAAATACGGAAGAATTTCCAACACCAGAAGAACCGTGGGAAGTGACGTTTTCGCAACCGGCTTCCGATTACGTGGAATTTAGAAAGAAGTTGGATGAAGAGAAGGTTTCTttggaaaatgttattattaaagaaaatgaagatgCAGTTATTGGAACCGTTAAAGTAAGCAATTTAGCttttgaaaaagaagtttttGTTAGATCAACATCGGATAATTGGGAAACCCATCAAGACACTTACTGTAAATTTGTACCAAACGCTTCAACAAATACTTCAAGTGCAGCTTACGTTCTTTACGACACCTTCTcgtttaaattatctttaccGCCAAAGTCGAAAAGGTTGGAATTTTGCGTTTGCTTCAAATGCAATGTCGACGAGTATTGGGATAACAACGGTAATAACAATtatgttttgattaaaaaaatcaacaccTTACACAAATCGAAAAGTGAAAATCAactgttgaatttaaaaagttttgataacgatcaaattcaaaaatcgaaaagttATGATTCACTTTACATGAAAATGGATTCTTGGTCACAATTTGCATCCTGGACCTATGCAGATAATTCACACCCATATTGGTAA